The following proteins come from a genomic window of Sphingobium cloacae:
- a CDS encoding aminoglycoside phosphotransferase family protein, whose translation MIPPAAVPDFLMRAGWGNAAIVPLAGDASFRRYFRVVDGSRRAVLMDAPPPHEDPRPFIAIAEHLLGQGFAAPAIYARDLEEGLVLLEDFGDRRVKEFVEDHPDQEGEVYSRAIQLLADLHGRRAAELPPYDRAVYQREAGLLTEWYCPAAGIDVDAEAYIRAWDVVLPLVEQSASPAVTVLRDYHAENIMLIDRPAMHGLGLLDFQDALAGHPAYDLVSLLQDARRDVSPEMEAAMLALYREMASPPADFDAAYAVLGAQRNAKIIGIFTRLWKRDGKPRYLSFLPRMWGLLERDLAHPALAPVAEWFAANIPGEKRHDALAEFAPA comes from the coding sequence ATGATCCCGCCCGCCGCCGTTCCCGATTTCCTGATGCGCGCGGGATGGGGGAATGCGGCGATCGTTCCTTTGGCGGGCGACGCGTCGTTCCGGCGCTATTTCCGGGTGGTCGATGGGTCGCGCAGGGCGGTGCTGATGGACGCGCCGCCGCCGCATGAAGACCCGCGCCCGTTCATCGCCATAGCGGAGCATCTGCTGGGACAGGGCTTTGCGGCTCCGGCCATCTATGCCCGCGACCTGGAGGAAGGACTGGTCCTGCTGGAGGATTTCGGCGACCGGCGGGTCAAGGAATTTGTGGAGGACCATCCCGATCAGGAAGGGGAGGTCTATTCGCGCGCCATCCAGTTGCTGGCGGATTTGCATGGGCGTCGGGCGGCGGAGCTTCCGCCCTATGATCGCGCCGTTTATCAGCGCGAGGCAGGTCTGCTGACGGAATGGTATTGTCCGGCGGCGGGGATTGATGTGGACGCGGAAGCCTATATCCGGGCGTGGGATGTGGTTCTGCCGTTGGTCGAACAGTCGGCCAGTCCGGCCGTGACGGTGCTGCGCGATTATCATGCGGAAAATATCATGCTGATCGACCGCCCGGCGATGCATGGGCTGGGCCTCCTCGATTTTCAGGACGCGCTGGCGGGGCATCCGGCCTATGATCTGGTGTCGCTGTTGCAGGATGCGCGGCGCGACGTGTCGCCGGAGATGGAGGCGGCGATGCTGGCGCTTTACCGGGAGATGGCTTCTCCGCCCGCCGATTTCGATGCCGCCTATGCGGTGCTGGGGGCACAGCGCAACGCGAAGATCATCGGCATCTTCACGCGCCTGTGGAAGCGGGACGGGAAGCCGCGCTACCTGTCGTTCCTGCCGCGCATGTGGGGATTGCTGGAGCGGGATCTGGCGCATCCGGCGCTGGCGCCCGTCGCCGAGTGGTTCGCGGCGAATATTCCGGGGGAGAAGCGGCACGACGCGCTGGCGGAGTTCGCGCCCGCATGA
- a CDS encoding nucleotidyltransferase family protein: MIDTAMLMAAGLGKRMRPLTATRPKPLVKVAGQPLMDHALDRLEAGGIRKVVVNVHYLADTVEAHLRARRSEAEFLISDERALLLETGGGLMKARSLLGDKPFICANSDNLWIDGPQETLGAMQAIWDPARMDALLLLVPLARAHCHGGPGDFHMDAMGQLTRRKPAHVAPFVFTGVQIMSPALLADPPSDVFSTNVFWNRAMEAGRLYGVSHQGLWFDVGTPRAIPVVESMLSHG, from the coding sequence ATGATCGATACCGCGATGCTGATGGCGGCGGGACTGGGCAAGCGGATGCGGCCCCTGACCGCGACCCGGCCCAAGCCATTGGTGAAGGTGGCGGGGCAGCCGTTGATGGATCATGCCTTGGATCGGCTGGAGGCGGGCGGCATCCGCAAGGTCGTGGTGAACGTCCATTATCTCGCCGATACGGTCGAGGCGCATCTGCGCGCGCGGCGGAGCGAGGCGGAGTTCCTGATTTCCGATGAGCGCGCCCTGCTGCTGGAAACGGGCGGGGGGTTGATGAAGGCGAGGTCCCTGCTGGGGGACAAGCCGTTCATCTGCGCCAATAGCGACAATCTGTGGATCGACGGGCCGCAGGAGACGCTGGGGGCGATGCAGGCGATCTGGGACCCCGCGCGGATGGATGCGCTGCTGCTGCTGGTGCCGCTGGCGCGGGCGCACTGCCATGGCGGACCGGGGGATTTTCACATGGATGCGATGGGGCAGCTGACGCGGCGCAAGCCCGCCCATGTCGCGCCCTTCGTGTTTACGGGGGTTCAGATCATGTCGCCCGCGCTGCTGGCCGATCCGCCTTCGGACGTGTTTTCGACCAACGTCTTCTGGAACCGGGCCATGGAGGCGGGACGGCTCTATGGCGTCTCGCATCAGGGATTGTGGTTCGACGTGGGCACACCGCGCGCGATACCCGTGGTGGAATCCATGCTGAGCCATGGGTGA
- the addB gene encoding double-strand break repair protein AddB — protein MGERSRPALFNIPAHRSFADALVTGILAQHGDDPLTLAQGMVLLPSNRAIRAISDAFVRKSGGGLLLPRLVALGDAELGEQVGGALDPMGEQNAIPPAIGAMQRQMILARLVQQASPRPVDAGQALQLGQALGAVLDQMQVERLPVTALRDIQLSDALSAHWQRSLDLFSILLDRWPRELERLGCIDLAERRNRLFDRVAARWKESPPGHFVVVAGVSTAAPAIAGLLRRIAIMPGGSVVFAGLDQHMDADAWEAIGPFDPDPVSGRAPAGHETHPQYGLKRLLDRMSATRDDVAQWRWGSEHDARAVRGRNISNAMLPPRLTTRWRDLKTADRSLAGVEALEVATPGEEAQAIAIALREALETKGRTAALVTPDRQLATRVSAHLRRWNIEADDSAGQPLSRLPPGTLLIAMAQAVAERFAPVALLALLKHPLVMRGEDRLPWLEQVRGLDLLLRGPRPQAGLQGVDLLLAPPEGEDRQRDLRARIGAWWPQARALLVPLEAAFAGAPDLAAQLAAVREQAGLLSREAVWAGHQGRAAADLFAEMEEFAGDGPRETDVRSLPLLLDHMLGGVAVRPPQGGHPRIAILGLIEARLMQADFMVLGGLNEGVWPGMPAPDPWLAPSIRKELGLPGLETRIGLAAHDLASGLGAPQVLITRARRGAGGPAVASRFWLRLKAMAGPQWKSAERYADLARNIDRPTLFAPAERPRPAPAVSARPKLVPVTDVDRLKADPYAFYARRILRLSRLDPVDADAGPAWRGTAVHEILQRWAEAGTLDPTDLESRARTMFEQPEVHPLLRALWQPRLMEAVRWIAAQVVRDRADGRSILAVESDGRTEISGIVLTGKADRIDRMPDGTLAIVDYKTGKPPSAKQVKAGFALQLGLLGLIAEHGGFPGIEGRQMAGSFEYWSLAKKGDAFGYRESPVDPLGKRDKIVTADFTSHVYDLFEQTAADYLNGTKPFEAQVNPEVANYGDYDQLMRLEEWYGRDDG, from the coding sequence ATGGGTGAGCGCAGCCGTCCCGCCCTGTTCAACATACCCGCGCACCGTTCCTTTGCCGATGCGCTGGTCACGGGCATATTGGCGCAGCATGGCGACGATCCGCTGACGCTGGCGCAGGGCATGGTCCTGCTGCCGAGCAACAGGGCGATCCGGGCGATCAGCGATGCCTTCGTGCGGAAATCGGGCGGCGGGTTGCTGCTGCCCCGGCTGGTGGCGCTGGGCGATGCGGAACTGGGCGAGCAGGTTGGCGGGGCGCTCGATCCGATGGGGGAACAGAATGCCATTCCGCCCGCCATAGGGGCGATGCAGCGGCAGATGATCCTGGCGCGGCTGGTTCAGCAGGCGTCGCCCCGGCCGGTGGATGCGGGACAGGCGCTTCAGCTGGGGCAGGCTTTGGGAGCGGTCCTGGACCAGATGCAGGTGGAGCGGCTGCCCGTCACGGCGCTGCGCGACATCCAGCTTTCCGATGCGCTGTCGGCGCATTGGCAGAGATCGCTCGACCTTTTCTCGATCCTTCTGGACCGCTGGCCGCGGGAGTTGGAGCGGCTGGGCTGTATCGACCTTGCCGAGCGGAGGAACCGGCTGTTCGACCGCGTTGCGGCGCGGTGGAAGGAAAGCCCGCCGGGACATTTCGTCGTCGTGGCGGGGGTGTCCACGGCGGCCCCGGCCATTGCGGGGCTGTTGCGGCGCATTGCGATCATGCCGGGCGGGTCGGTGGTGTTCGCGGGCCTGGATCAGCATATGGACGCGGACGCGTGGGAGGCGATCGGGCCTTTCGATCCCGATCCGGTGAGCGGGCGCGCCCCCGCCGGGCATGAAACACATCCCCAATATGGGCTGAAGCGGCTGCTCGACCGGATGAGCGCGACACGCGACGATGTGGCGCAATGGCGGTGGGGAAGCGAGCATGATGCGCGGGCGGTGCGGGGGCGCAATATCTCCAACGCGATGCTGCCGCCGCGCCTGACGACACGCTGGCGGGATTTGAAGACGGCGGATCGCTCGCTGGCGGGCGTGGAGGCGTTGGAGGTCGCCACCCCCGGCGAGGAAGCGCAGGCCATCGCCATCGCCTTGCGCGAGGCGTTGGAGACCAAGGGTAGGACAGCGGCGCTGGTGACGCCCGACCGGCAACTGGCGACCCGCGTGTCGGCGCATCTGAGACGCTGGAATATCGAGGCGGACGATTCCGCCGGCCAGCCGCTTTCCCGCCTGCCGCCCGGCACATTGCTGATCGCGATGGCGCAGGCGGTGGCGGAACGCTTTGCGCCGGTGGCATTGCTGGCCCTGCTCAAGCATCCGCTGGTGATGCGGGGCGAGGATCGCTTGCCATGGCTGGAGCAGGTGCGCGGGCTGGACCTGTTGTTGCGCGGTCCCCGGCCGCAGGCGGGGTTGCAGGGAGTGGACCTTCTGCTGGCTCCACCGGAGGGAGAGGATCGGCAGAGGGACTTGCGGGCGCGCATCGGGGCGTGGTGGCCACAGGCGCGGGCGCTGCTGGTGCCGCTGGAGGCAGCCTTTGCCGGGGCGCCCGATCTGGCCGCGCAACTGGCGGCCGTGCGGGAGCAGGCGGGATTGCTGTCGCGCGAGGCGGTCTGGGCGGGGCATCAGGGACGCGCCGCCGCCGATCTGTTCGCGGAGATGGAGGAATTTGCGGGCGATGGACCACGCGAGACCGATGTTCGTTCACTGCCCCTATTGCTGGATCATATGCTGGGTGGGGTCGCCGTGCGTCCGCCGCAAGGGGGGCACCCCCGCATCGCCATATTGGGGCTGATCGAAGCGCGGCTGATGCAGGCGGACTTCATGGTTCTGGGCGGCCTCAACGAGGGGGTGTGGCCGGGGATGCCCGCGCCCGATCCTTGGCTCGCGCCCAGCATCCGCAAGGAATTGGGGCTGCCGGGGCTGGAGACGCGCATCGGGCTGGCGGCGCATGATCTGGCGAGCGGGCTGGGCGCTCCGCAGGTTCTCATCACGCGGGCCCGGCGGGGGGCCGGAGGCCCGGCGGTGGCTTCGCGGTTCTGGCTACGGTTGAAGGCGATGGCCGGGCCGCAATGGAAATCGGCGGAGCGCTATGCCGATCTGGCCCGGAATATCGACCGGCCCACGCTCTTCGCGCCCGCCGAACGGCCAAGACCCGCTCCGGCGGTGTCCGCCCGGCCCAAGCTGGTGCCCGTCACCGATGTCGACCGGCTGAAGGCCGATCCCTATGCCTTCTATGCGCGGCGTATCCTTCGGCTGTCCCGGCTCGATCCGGTGGATGCCGATGCGGGGCCCGCCTGGCGCGGAACGGCGGTGCATGAAATCCTGCAACGCTGGGCGGAAGCAGGGACGCTCGATCCCACCGATCTGGAAAGCCGGGCGAGGACGATGTTCGAGCAGCCGGAGGTGCATCCGCTGCTGCGCGCCCTGTGGCAGCCGCGCCTGATGGAAGCCGTTCGCTGGATCGCGGCACAGGTGGTCAGGGACCGGGCGGACGGGCGCTCCATATTGGCGGTCGAGAGCGACGGCAGGACGGAAATCTCCGGCATCGTCCTGACCGGGAAAGCCGACCGCATCGACCGGATGCCGGATGGAACGCTGGCCATCGTCGACTACAAGACGGGCAAGCCGCCGAGCGCGAAACAGGTGAAGGCGGGCTTTGCGCTGCAACTGGGGCTGCTGGGGCTGATCGCCGAGCATGGCGGCTTTCCGGGCATCGAAGGACGGCAGATGGCGGGAAGCTTCGAATATTGGTCGCTGGCCAAGAAGGGTGATGCTTTCGGCTATCGGGAAAGCCCGGTCGATCCGCTGGGCAAGCGGGACAAGATCGTGACGGCCGATTTCACCAGCCATGTCTACGACCTGTTCGAGCAGACGGCGGCGGACTATCTGAACGGGACCAAGCCTTTCGAGGCGCAGGTCAATCCCGAAGTCGCCAATTACGGCGATTATGACCAGCTCATGCGGCTGGAGGAATGGTATGGCCGCGACGATGGCTAG
- the addA gene encoding double-strand break repair helicase AddA translates to MAATMARKADPLQPLAGEQALAAAPDAHVWLSASAGTGKTHVLTARVFRLLLQGVRPENILCLTFTKAGAAEMADRIHDRLAAWVQMEESALFNDLEALGEEPGPEMRDRARRLFAEVLESTGGGLRIQTIHGFCQQLLTSFPLEAGLAPGFRPLDQREQSALARQVLADLAVEADEKADGMLTSALQALSLRLGEAGAEQFLLRSAARLDDLNALAEDIGPWLRGELGLPEGDVDDWLARQCDDAVFDMRALGAIAQANADWATGRALERCDRIARWRALAPAERAAALRDLHGAWAKADGDIISAKGWVPPVDGYLETAARLHGRCAELIGVKVLADYAELLAKALHAGRAYARAYARAKEIAAAVDFDDLIARTAALLQQDGIADWIRYKLDQRVDHILVDEAQDTNVIQWQIIGALAAEFFAGEGAKGDRVRTIFTVGDFKQAIFGFQGTSPFAFAAARKAFQGHAEDVAHPFHNLSLDRSFRSTPAILDVVDRTIATLQAERLGLEDEDVRHVSAHRFPGEVLLWKPIVAGLSDDAEGEEDWAADQERVLAARIARQIRQWLDDGLMLESKGRPLRPGDIMILVRRRSELARLIVARLYEEKVAVAGIDRLRLNSPLAVRDLLAALRFAVQPEDELNLASLLVSPLIGWSQDELMARLIGRDRRVGLWRHLTATLDDDLIRPLRDLLAGADFTTPYRYLEAILSGPMDGRRRLIERLGAEAADPIEELLNAALAFEMDDYPSLQRFIDWFDRGEVEIVRDAAAQGDALRLLTVHGAKGLQAPVVILADACLDPDAGNRADTLQWNGLPILPPRKEERKGPIGQVAEDAVSADREEHWRLLYVALTRAEERLVVAGSLGPRAKGEVKAESWFGAVENALISLEAEWEADPLWGATRRWRGRETLPPRPLQAVDEEKKAIADEPPDWLHRPAPVEARPPRPLAPSASVEDDMPYPPPSPAMRAAAERGRWLHALFQRLPDIAPEKRRESAERWLEQQGASDALLRREIVDHALQVIEEPGFAALFGPGSLAEAPIAAVVGEAVIAGTVDRLCIGEDMVQLVDFKTGRIAPLSLEEVPAAHVRQMAAYVAALRVIFPMRRIEAGLLYTSAPRLLSLPSDLLEANKPGFAGAQDNL, encoded by the coding sequence ATGGCCGCGACGATGGCTAGGAAGGCCGATCCGCTTCAACCGCTCGCCGGGGAGCAGGCGCTGGCGGCGGCGCCGGATGCGCATGTGTGGCTGTCGGCGTCGGCGGGCACGGGCAAGACCCATGTGCTGACGGCGCGGGTTTTCCGCCTGCTGCTGCAAGGCGTGCGGCCGGAGAATATCCTCTGCCTCACCTTCACCAAGGCCGGTGCCGCCGAAATGGCGGATCGCATTCATGATAGGCTCGCGGCCTGGGTGCAGATGGAGGAAAGCGCCCTTTTCAACGATCTGGAGGCGCTGGGCGAGGAGCCTGGTCCCGAGATGCGGGATCGTGCGCGCCGCCTGTTCGCGGAGGTACTGGAATCGACCGGCGGCGGGCTGCGGATTCAGACGATCCATGGTTTTTGCCAGCAATTGCTGACGTCCTTCCCCCTGGAGGCGGGGCTGGCGCCCGGTTTCCGGCCTCTGGACCAGCGGGAGCAGTCGGCGCTGGCACGACAGGTTCTGGCCGATCTGGCCGTGGAGGCGGACGAGAAGGCGGATGGGATGCTGACCTCCGCCTTGCAGGCGCTCAGCCTGCGTTTGGGGGAAGCCGGAGCCGAGCAGTTCCTGCTGCGGAGCGCGGCGCGGCTGGATGATCTCAATGCGCTGGCGGAGGATATCGGTCCGTGGTTGCGGGGTGAACTGGGGCTGCCGGAGGGCGACGTCGATGACTGGCTGGCGCGGCAATGCGACGATGCGGTTTTCGACATGCGGGCGCTGGGGGCCATTGCCCAGGCCAATGCGGATTGGGCGACGGGGCGCGCTTTGGAGCGTTGCGACCGGATTGCGCGATGGCGGGCGCTGGCGCCGGCGGAGCGGGCGGCGGCGTTGCGCGATCTTCATGGCGCATGGGCGAAGGCGGATGGTGACATTATTTCCGCGAAGGGCTGGGTGCCGCCGGTCGACGGCTATCTGGAGACGGCGGCGCGCTTGCATGGGCGGTGCGCGGAACTGATCGGCGTCAAGGTGCTGGCGGACTATGCCGAATTGCTTGCAAAGGCCTTGCACGCCGGACGGGCCTATGCCCGCGCTTATGCCAGGGCGAAGGAGATTGCGGCGGCGGTGGATTTCGACGACCTGATCGCCCGTACCGCTGCGCTGCTGCAACAAGACGGGATCGCGGACTGGATACGGTACAAGCTGGACCAGCGCGTCGATCATATCCTGGTCGATGAAGCGCAGGACACCAATGTCATCCAGTGGCAGATCATCGGCGCGCTGGCGGCGGAGTTCTTCGCGGGCGAGGGTGCCAAGGGCGACCGGGTCCGCACCATCTTCACGGTCGGGGATTTCAAGCAGGCGATCTTCGGCTTTCAGGGGACCAGCCCCTTTGCCTTCGCTGCCGCGCGAAAGGCTTTCCAAGGACATGCGGAGGATGTGGCGCACCCCTTCCACAACCTGTCGCTCGACCGCAGTTTCCGGTCCACGCCCGCGATATTGGACGTGGTGGACCGCACCATCGCCACTTTGCAGGCTGAACGGCTGGGACTGGAGGACGAGGATGTGCGTCATGTCAGCGCCCATCGCTTTCCGGGCGAGGTGCTGTTGTGGAAGCCCATCGTCGCGGGCCTGAGCGACGATGCCGAAGGGGAGGAGGACTGGGCCGCCGATCAGGAGCGGGTGCTCGCGGCCCGGATCGCGCGGCAGATCCGGCAATGGCTGGACGACGGACTGATGCTGGAAAGCAAGGGGCGGCCCCTGCGTCCGGGCGACATCATGATCCTGGTCCGCCGCCGTAGCGAACTGGCGCGGCTGATCGTGGCCCGGCTCTATGAGGAGAAGGTGGCGGTCGCGGGAATCGACCGGCTGCGGTTGAACTCCCCACTGGCCGTGCGCGATCTGCTGGCGGCGCTGCGCTTTGCGGTGCAGCCGGAGGATGAACTGAATCTGGCGTCGCTGCTCGTTTCTCCCCTGATCGGCTGGAGTCAGGATGAATTGATGGCTCGGCTGATCGGACGGGATCGGAGGGTGGGATTGTGGCGTCATCTGACCGCGACGCTCGACGACGACCTGATCCGGCCCTTACGCGATTTGCTGGCAGGCGCGGATTTCACGACGCCTTATCGCTATCTGGAAGCGATCCTTTCCGGGCCGATGGATGGGCGGCGGCGGCTGATCGAGCGATTGGGCGCGGAAGCCGCCGATCCGATAGAGGAATTGCTGAACGCGGCACTGGCGTTCGAGATGGACGATTATCCATCGCTGCAACGCTTCATCGACTGGTTCGATCGGGGCGAGGTGGAGATCGTTCGCGACGCCGCCGCTCAGGGCGATGCCCTGCGCCTGCTCACGGTCCACGGGGCGAAGGGTTTGCAGGCGCCTGTCGTCATCCTGGCCGATGCCTGCCTCGATCCGGATGCCGGGAACAGGGCGGACACGCTGCAATGGAATGGCCTGCCGATCCTGCCGCCTCGCAAGGAGGAACGGAAGGGGCCGATCGGGCAGGTGGCCGAGGACGCCGTCTCCGCTGATCGGGAGGAGCATTGGCGGCTGCTTTATGTGGCTTTGACCCGTGCGGAGGAGCGGCTGGTGGTGGCCGGGTCGCTCGGGCCGCGCGCGAAGGGAGAGGTGAAGGCCGAAAGCTGGTTTGGCGCGGTAGAGAATGCGCTGATCTCGCTGGAGGCGGAGTGGGAGGCCGATCCGCTATGGGGCGCAACGCGGCGTTGGCGCGGCAGGGAAACGCTGCCGCCCAGACCCTTGCAGGCGGTCGATGAGGAGAAGAAAGCGATTGCCGACGAGCCGCCGGACTGGCTGCATCGGCCCGCGCCGGTCGAGGCGCGTCCGCCGCGCCCGCTCGCGCCTTCCGCGTCGGTGGAGGATGACATGCCCTATCCGCCGCCCAGTCCGGCCATGCGGGCGGCCGCGGAAAGAGGGCGATGGCTCCATGCCCTGTTCCAGCGGCTTCCCGATATCGCGCCCGAAAAACGCCGCGAAAGCGCGGAGCGTTGGCTGGAACAGCAGGGCGCGTCGGATGCCTTGCTGCGGCGGGAGATTGTCGACCATGCCTTGCAGGTGATCGAGGAACCGGGTTTTGCCGCGCTGTTCGGGCCGGGGTCGCTGGCTGAAGCGCCCATTGCCGCCGTGGTCGGGGAAGCGGTCATCGCGGGCACGGTGGATCGGCTCTGCATCGGCGAGGATATGGTCCAGTTGGTCGATTTCAAGACGGGGCGGATCGCGCCTCTCTCCCTGGAAGAGGTGCCGGCGGCCCATGTCAGGCAGATGGCGGCCTATGTCGCCGCGTTGCGGGTGATCTTTCCGATGCGGCGGATCGAAGCGGGGTTGCTCTATACCAGCGCGCCGCGCCTCCTGTCCCTGCCATCGGATTTGCTGGAGGCCAACAAGCCGGGCTTTGCGGGGGCACAGGACAATTTGTGA
- the trxA gene encoding thioredoxin TrxA, giving the protein MATKAVTDSSFQNDVLSSDKPVLVDFWAEWCGPCKMIGPALEEISDELADKVTIAKINIDENPDAPGRYGVRGIPTMILFKNGEAAATKVGAAPKSALKGWIESVL; this is encoded by the coding sequence ATGGCCACCAAGGCGGTAACCGACAGCAGTTTCCAGAATGACGTCCTGTCTTCCGACAAGCCCGTGCTCGTCGATTTCTGGGCCGAATGGTGCGGGCCATGCAAGATGATCGGCCCGGCCCTGGAAGAGATTTCGGACGAATTGGCGGACAAGGTGACGATCGCCAAGATCAACATCGACGAAAATCCCGATGCCCCGGGCCGCTATGGCGTGCGCGGCATCCCGACCATGATCCTGTTCAAGAATGGCGAGGCCGCCGCGACGAAGGTGGGCGCCGCGCCCAAGAGCGCGCTCAAGGGCTGGATCGAAAGCGTCCTTTGA